In the genome of Rhizobium etli 8C-3, one region contains:
- a CDS encoding lytic transglycosylase domain-containing protein, translating into MRHMIIGAAACASLLLAGYGCAFAGDAGNKDKDGNKETRTVIFKTVDRQSGYAMPDFTANKYSVLIAKYAEQYDVPVELAHAVVRVESNFDPKARGSAGEIGLMQIKPATARMMGYSGTKKGLFDPETNIKYGMKYLAAAHELGGGQTCNTILKYNAGHGAQKMNPISKAYCGKVLALMSGAAQTSI; encoded by the coding sequence ATGAGACATATGATTATTGGTGCAGCGGCATGCGCAAGCCTGCTGCTGGCAGGGTACGGCTGCGCTTTTGCTGGCGACGCAGGTAATAAGGACAAAGACGGGAACAAAGAAACCCGAACGGTCATCTTCAAGACCGTCGACCGCCAAAGCGGTTATGCAATGCCGGATTTCACAGCCAATAAATATTCAGTTCTGATTGCCAAATATGCCGAGCAATATGACGTACCCGTCGAGCTTGCCCACGCCGTCGTCCGTGTCGAGAGCAATTTTGACCCGAAGGCACGCGGCAGCGCAGGCGAGATCGGCCTCATGCAGATCAAGCCGGCAACGGCGCGCATGATGGGTTATTCGGGAACGAAGAAGGGCCTCTTCGATCCGGAAACGAACATCAAGTATGGGATGAAATATTTGGCGGCTGCCCATGAACTTGGCGGCGGGCAGACCTGCAATACCATCCTCAAGTACAATGCCGGCCACGGCGCACAGAAGATGAACCCGATCTCAAAGGCCTATTGCGGCAAAGTGCTCGCTCTTATGTCAGGCGCGGCGCAAACGTCGATTTAA
- a CDS encoding J domain-containing protein — protein sequence MSFWEKLLNAVGNAAGNLLSAMVEAIRTVFEGDPETRRKVAFSVAIIALSAKMAKADGIVSEKEVRAFRDIFFFPQDQAKNVARLYNLARQDVAGYEAYAAKLSSLCVSCTANCAVLEDVLDGLFHIAKADGAVHEKEMNFLRHIGQIFEMSEERFEQIAARHVSIGRDPYKVLGVSPSDDFPTIRRRYHGLVSENHPDRLISRGVPREFHAIANERMAALNDAYATIEKERRAA from the coding sequence ATGTCCTTCTGGGAAAAACTGTTGAATGCTGTTGGCAACGCTGCGGGTAACCTGCTCTCGGCGATGGTCGAGGCGATCCGCACGGTTTTCGAGGGGGATCCCGAGACCCGTCGCAAGGTGGCGTTCTCCGTCGCCATCATCGCGCTTTCCGCCAAGATGGCGAAGGCCGACGGGATCGTCAGCGAAAAGGAAGTCCGGGCTTTCCGCGACATCTTCTTCTTTCCGCAGGACCAGGCCAAAAACGTTGCCCGCCTCTACAATCTCGCGCGGCAGGATGTTGCCGGTTACGAGGCCTATGCTGCGAAGCTTTCTTCACTCTGCGTCAGCTGCACCGCCAATTGCGCTGTTCTGGAAGACGTACTCGACGGCCTCTTCCACATCGCCAAGGCGGACGGGGCAGTCCATGAGAAGGAGATGAATTTCCTCCGCCATATCGGCCAGATCTTCGAAATGAGCGAAGAACGTTTCGAGCAGATCGCGGCGCGCCATGTTTCGATCGGCCGGGACCCTTACAAGGTCCTCGGTGTTTCGCCTTCCGACGATTTCCCGACGATCCGCCGCCGCTATCATGGCCTTGTCAGCGAGAACCATCCCGATCGGCTGATTTCGCGCGGCGTGCCCAGGGAGTTCCACGCGATCGCCAACGAGCGCATGGCTGCCCTCAACGATGCCTATGCGACGATCGAGAAGGAACGCCGCGCAGCATGA
- the mraZ gene encoding division/cell wall cluster transcriptional repressor MraZ → MSRFLSNATNRIDSKGRVSVPAAFRSVLAQRNVQELYCFQDFVFPAISVGGPDLLERFERQIAAEDPFSPDANEMSLLIHGGGVFMKLDAEGRLMVTDFIRDFTGISDEVAFVGRADHFQLWQPQAFQAAQIQARGERRLAGRRSG, encoded by the coding sequence ATGAGCCGCTTCCTTTCGAATGCGACCAACCGGATCGATTCCAAGGGCAGGGTTTCCGTGCCTGCGGCCTTTCGCTCCGTCCTGGCGCAGCGCAACGTCCAGGAGCTCTATTGCTTCCAGGACTTTGTGTTTCCGGCGATCAGCGTCGGCGGCCCGGATCTTCTGGAAAGATTCGAGCGGCAGATCGCTGCGGAGGATCCGTTTTCGCCGGATGCGAACGAGATGTCGCTTCTTATCCATGGGGGCGGGGTCTTCATGAAGCTCGACGCCGAGGGGCGCCTTATGGTCACGGATTTCATCCGCGACTTTACCGGCATCTCGGACGAGGTGGCCTTCGTGGGTCGGGCGGATCATTTTCAGCTGTGGCAGCCGCAGGCATTTCAGGCGGCCCAGATACAGGCACGAGGGGAGCGCAGGCTGGCGGGCAGGCGTTCCGGATAG
- a CDS encoding pyrophosphate--fructose-6-phosphate 1-phosphotransferase, which translates to MAKQKVAMLTAGGLAPCLSSAVGGLIERYSDVAPEAELIAYKSGYQGVLLGDSIAISKEMREKAPLLHRFGGSPIGNSRVKLTNAADCVKRGLVKEGENPLRVAAERLADDGVTILHTIGGDDTNTTAADLAAYLAANNYDLTVVGLPKTVDNDVVPIRQSLGAWTAAEVGAHFFDNVSNEQSAAPRTLVIHEVMGRHCGWLTAATARAYLDRTKNYEYVDGMMMNAGLKNINAVYLPEMAFDLQAEAERLKEIMNKTGHATVFVSEGACLDAIVAEREAAGETIKRDAFGHVKIDTINVGGWFQKQFANLVDAERSLVQKSGYFARSAPANADDLRLIHSMVDLAVESALNKVSGVTGHDEGQDGKLRTIEFPRIKGGKAFDLSTRWFAEVMDRIGQKYQEA; encoded by the coding sequence ATGGCCAAACAAAAAGTAGCAATGCTGACCGCCGGAGGCCTGGCTCCCTGTCTTTCCTCCGCCGTCGGCGGCCTCATCGAGCGCTATAGCGACGTCGCGCCGGAAGCCGAGCTCATCGCCTACAAATCCGGTTATCAGGGCGTACTTCTTGGCGACAGCATCGCAATCAGCAAGGAAATGCGCGAAAAGGCGCCGCTTCTCCACCGCTTCGGCGGCTCGCCGATCGGCAACAGCCGCGTCAAGTTGACCAATGCCGCCGATTGCGTCAAGCGCGGCCTCGTCAAGGAGGGCGAGAACCCGCTGCGCGTCGCAGCCGAACGCCTTGCCGATGACGGCGTCACCATCCTTCACACCATCGGCGGCGACGACACCAACACGACTGCGGCCGATCTCGCAGCCTATCTCGCGGCCAATAATTACGACCTTACCGTCGTCGGCCTGCCCAAGACGGTCGACAACGACGTCGTGCCGATCCGTCAGTCTCTGGGCGCCTGGACGGCGGCTGAAGTCGGCGCGCACTTTTTCGACAATGTGAGCAACGAGCAGAGTGCTGCGCCGCGCACGCTCGTCATCCACGAGGTCATGGGCCGCCACTGCGGCTGGCTGACGGCGGCGACCGCCCGGGCCTATCTCGACCGTACGAAGAACTACGAATATGTCGACGGGATGATGATGAATGCTGGCCTGAAAAACATCAATGCCGTCTACCTGCCGGAAATGGCATTTGATCTGCAGGCCGAGGCCGAACGCCTCAAGGAGATCATGAACAAGACCGGACATGCGACCGTCTTCGTTTCTGAAGGCGCCTGCCTCGATGCCATAGTCGCGGAGCGGGAAGCTGCCGGCGAGACCATCAAGCGCGATGCCTTTGGCCATGTGAAGATCGACACGATCAATGTCGGCGGCTGGTTCCAGAAGCAGTTCGCCAACCTCGTCGATGCCGAGCGTTCGCTGGTCCAGAAATCCGGCTATTTCGCCCGCTCCGCGCCTGCCAATGCCGACGACCTCCGCCTCATCCACAGCATGGTGGACCTGGCTGTCGAAAGCGCCCTCAACAAGGTCTCCGGCGTCACCGGCCATGACGAAGGACAGGATGGCAAATTGCGCACCATCGAGTTCCCGCGCATCAAGGGCGGCAAGGCCTTCGACCTTTCGACCAGATGGTTCGCCGAAGTGATGGATAGGATAGGACAAAAATACCAGGAAGCATGA
- a CDS encoding lytic transglycosylase domain-containing protein has protein sequence MVANGSSGLKRGLVVTTMLCGMAGCSTVEYTSQAELTAVQSVVPTPKPGEDAMKMAAVPAADGASHPETAFAASNPQATPALTAATAMPATATSANPAMQQAMTAGGTQIPLTPEMTAIQSVVPTPRPGTPASPAAQLAFAATAPQAGALAAIASVGPTRRSMLDFSFDESGPMDPPAAPPVFSDSDLDTAPTAEKSFIGKLISKYSKLYEVPETLIHRVVHRESRYNPKAYNKRGYFGLMQIKYNTAKSMGYDGAPAGLLDAETNIKYAAKYLRGAWLVSNNKEEDAVRLYARGYYYDAKRKGMTDIAQGNY, from the coding sequence ATGGTAGCGAACGGTTCTTCCGGCCTGAAACGCGGCCTTGTCGTGACGACAATGTTGTGCGGTATGGCCGGATGCTCGACGGTCGAGTATACGTCGCAGGCGGAATTGACCGCTGTGCAGAGCGTCGTGCCAACACCGAAGCCTGGCGAGGATGCGATGAAGATGGCCGCCGTGCCGGCCGCCGACGGCGCCAGCCATCCCGAAACCGCATTCGCAGCTTCCAATCCGCAGGCGACACCCGCTTTGACGGCCGCAACGGCAATGCCGGCGACGGCAACCTCGGCCAATCCTGCCATGCAACAGGCGATGACCGCGGGTGGCACACAAATCCCGCTGACGCCGGAAATGACCGCGATACAGTCGGTCGTGCCGACCCCGCGTCCAGGCACTCCGGCATCGCCTGCCGCACAGCTTGCCTTCGCAGCGACAGCGCCGCAGGCCGGGGCCCTGGCCGCCATCGCCTCCGTCGGCCCCACGCGGCGTTCGATGTTGGATTTCAGCTTCGATGAGTCCGGCCCCATGGACCCGCCAGCCGCCCCGCCGGTGTTCAGCGACAGCGACCTTGATACTGCGCCGACCGCAGAAAAGAGCTTTATCGGCAAGCTGATCAGCAAGTATTCGAAGCTTTACGAAGTCCCCGAGACACTGATCCACCGCGTCGTTCATCGCGAAAGCCGTTACAATCCAAAGGCTTACAATAAGCGTGGGTATTTCGGACTGATGCAGATCAAGTACAATACGGCCAAATCGATGGGCTATGACGGTGCGCCCGCCGGCCTTCTCGACGCCGAAACCAACATTAAATATGCCGCGAAGTATCTGCGCGGCGCATGGCTCGTTTCCAACAACAAGGAAGAAGATGCCGTAAGGCTTTATGCCCGCGGCTATTATTACGATGCCAAGCGCAAAGGCATGACGGACATTGCCCAGGGCAACTACTAA
- the ftsL gene encoding cell division protein FtsL, which translates to MLRTFDFVLIGVMTAAATVTYTIKHRAELKLEEVRRLEAEIKLEKDTIDLLKADWALQSQPNRLERLVNAYNGELKLQPTDSTALVHMRELPMLKSQVPVPEITEAKNGQKPGASAATAVAAKAQPVPTPAPRAKEEDLMSTGSVE; encoded by the coding sequence ATGCTCAGAACGTTCGACTTTGTGCTCATCGGCGTCATGACGGCAGCGGCCACCGTGACCTATACGATCAAGCACCGCGCAGAACTGAAGCTCGAAGAGGTTCGTCGCCTCGAAGCCGAGATCAAGCTCGAAAAGGACACGATCGACCTGCTCAAGGCCGACTGGGCGCTGCAATCGCAGCCGAACCGGCTGGAGCGTCTGGTGAATGCCTATAATGGCGAACTGAAGTTGCAGCCGACGGACTCCACAGCGCTCGTCCATATGCGCGAATTGCCGATGTTGAAATCGCAGGTTCCAGTTCCGGAAATCACCGAGGCGAAGAATGGCCAGAAGCCTGGTGCAAGTGCAGCTACGGCTGTTGCTGCCAAGGCGCAGCCGGTCCCTACTCCGGCACCGCGGGCCAAAGAAGAAGATCTGATGTCAACCGGTTCGGTGGAGTAG
- a CDS encoding N-acetylmuramoyl-L-alanine amidase — protein sequence MTSFEADYRKACVLPSPNHGERADGRKPDMIILHYTGMPTPESALEWLCRKESEVSCHYFVHENGDVVQLVPEARRAWHAGKGSWHGEGDINSRSIGIEIANAGHPGGLPDFPKEQIAAVIELCRDCGKRWSIAREKVLGHSDVAPIRKVDPGEKFPWAELHHAGVGHWVEPAPITGGRFFQRGDCGQPVEALQSMLSLYGYATEITGEFSERTAGDVEAFQRHFRQERVDGIADFSTIDTLHRLLSALPRYS from the coding sequence ATGACCTCTTTCGAGGCCGACTACCGCAAGGCCTGCGTGCTGCCGTCGCCGAACCACGGCGAGCGCGCAGACGGGCGCAAGCCGGACATGATCATCCTTCATTACACGGGCATGCCGACGCCGGAATCGGCCCTCGAATGGCTTTGTCGAAAGGAGAGCGAGGTCTCCTGCCACTATTTCGTCCACGAGAACGGCGATGTCGTTCAGCTCGTTCCTGAGGCGCGTCGGGCGTGGCATGCAGGCAAGGGCAGCTGGCACGGCGAGGGCGATATCAATTCCCGATCCATCGGCATCGAAATCGCCAACGCCGGGCATCCGGGCGGCCTGCCAGACTTTCCCAAAGAACAGATTGCGGCGGTGATTGAATTGTGTCGCGATTGCGGCAAACGTTGGTCGATCGCACGTGAAAAGGTACTGGGTCACTCGGACGTTGCACCCATTCGCAAGGTCGATCCGGGCGAGAAGTTTCCGTGGGCGGAACTGCATCACGCAGGGGTAGGACACTGGGTCGAGCCGGCGCCGATAACCGGCGGGCGCTTCTTCCAGCGGGGCGATTGCGGCCAACCGGTCGAAGCCCTGCAGTCGATGCTTTCGCTTTATGGTTATGCCACGGAAATAACAGGCGAATTCTCCGAGAGGACGGCGGGCGACGTGGAGGCCTTCCAGCGTCATTTCCGCCAGGAGCGCGTCGACGGCATCGCCGACTTTTCGACAATCGATACACTGCACCGGCTGCTCTCGGCGCTACCGCGTTATTCATGA
- a CDS encoding LysE family translocator, with translation MSLEAWLAFAAASAIMLAIPGPTILLVVSYALGHGRRTALATVSGVALGDFTAMTASLFGLGAVLAASAMLFTLLKWIGGAYLIWLGIKLWRAPLITEPVADNDNLPEEKSLKIFLHAYIVTALNPKSIVFFVAFVPQFLNPEKPFFEQMVIMELTFLVLATINAATYALLANAARGLIRKASVQRAVNRTGGTLLIAAGAVTAGYRRIAA, from the coding sequence ATGTCGCTCGAAGCCTGGCTCGCATTCGCCGCCGCGTCCGCCATCATGCTTGCCATTCCAGGCCCGACAATCCTGCTCGTCGTGTCCTATGCGCTTGGCCATGGACGACGCACGGCGCTGGCGACGGTAAGCGGCGTGGCGCTCGGCGATTTCACGGCGATGACGGCCTCCCTCTTCGGCCTGGGTGCGGTTCTGGCCGCATCGGCAATGCTCTTCACACTGCTGAAGTGGATCGGCGGCGCCTACCTCATCTGGCTAGGCATCAAGCTTTGGCGTGCGCCGCTCATCACCGAACCGGTCGCCGACAACGACAACCTGCCGGAAGAGAAGTCGCTGAAGATCTTCCTGCACGCCTATATCGTGACTGCGCTCAATCCGAAGAGCATCGTCTTCTTCGTCGCCTTCGTTCCGCAATTTCTCAACCCCGAGAAGCCTTTCTTCGAACAGATGGTCATCATGGAGCTGACCTTCCTTGTTCTCGCAACGATCAATGCCGCGACTTACGCACTTCTAGCAAATGCCGCACGCGGCCTCATCCGCAAGGCCAGCGTGCAGCGCGCCGTCAACCGCACCGGCGGGACGTTGTTGATCGCTGCGGGCGCCGTGACGGCCGGTTATCGCCGTATCGCCGCCTGA
- the rsmH gene encoding 16S rRNA (cytosine(1402)-N(4))-methyltransferase RsmH produces MAANPGGGSTDAGGGPVRHIPVLLADVLSALQPASGKIILDGTFGAGGYTSAILDAGADVIALDRDPTAIAAGQDMVAAYGGRLKLARSQFSSLADHAPESGLDGVVLDIGVSSMQIDEAERGFSFQKSGPLDMRMSASGVSAADVVNRAKVAELIRIFHFLGEEDQAPRIAHAIEKRRSEKPFETTRDLAGLIEVVTPRKMKDKIHPATRVFQALRIFVNDELGELGQALFAAERVLKPGGRLVVVTFHSLEDRIVKKFFSDRSGKASGSRHLPIAHERAATFEPVGKPMITAGKAEAEANPRARSAKLRAGMRTDAPAETADMSIFGLPSLASLEKLGG; encoded by the coding sequence ATGGCGGCGAATCCTGGCGGAGGTTCAACTGATGCCGGTGGCGGACCGGTTCGCCACATTCCGGTTCTTCTTGCGGACGTGCTTTCGGCGCTTCAGCCGGCTTCCGGCAAAATCATTCTCGATGGAACGTTTGGTGCCGGCGGCTACACATCGGCCATTCTCGATGCCGGCGCCGATGTGATTGCGCTGGATCGGGATCCGACGGCAATTGCAGCCGGCCAGGACATGGTCGCAGCCTATGGCGGCCGCCTCAAGCTCGCTCGTTCGCAATTTTCCAGCCTGGCCGATCATGCGCCTGAAAGTGGGCTCGACGGCGTTGTGCTCGACATCGGTGTTTCCTCGATGCAGATCGATGAGGCTGAACGCGGTTTCTCCTTCCAGAAGAGCGGCCCGCTCGACATGCGCATGTCCGCTTCCGGCGTTTCTGCCGCCGACGTCGTCAATCGCGCCAAAGTCGCCGAGCTCATCCGCATCTTCCACTTCCTCGGCGAAGAAGATCAGGCGCCTCGTATCGCGCATGCCATCGAGAAGCGCCGGAGTGAAAAGCCGTTCGAAACGACGCGCGATCTCGCGGGTCTCATCGAGGTGGTGACGCCGCGCAAGATGAAGGACAAGATTCATCCTGCGACCCGTGTTTTCCAGGCGCTTCGCATCTTTGTCAATGATGAGCTTGGCGAGCTCGGGCAGGCGCTCTTTGCCGCCGAGCGCGTCTTAAAGCCCGGTGGCCGTCTCGTGGTCGTCACCTTCCATTCGCTGGAAGACCGCATCGTCAAGAAATTCTTCTCCGACCGCTCGGGCAAGGCGTCGGGTTCGCGCCACCTGCCGATTGCACATGAGCGCGCGGCGACGTTCGAGCCGGTCGGCAAACCCATGATTACTGCAGGCAAGGCTGAAGCCGAGGCCAATCCGCGGGCGCGTTCGGCCAAGCTGCGGGCCGGCATGCGTACCGATGCGCCGGCCGAAACTGCGGATATGTCGATCTTCGGGTTGCCCAGTCTTGCCAGCCTCGAAAAGCTTGGAGGTTGA
- a CDS encoding peptidoglycan D,D-transpeptidase FtsI family protein yields the protein MSFLSRIMVLKSQAHFSSGVYNRFGGPSGSLPLEGSRKKKSGQAKSRVGLLILGFTALYGVIGGRLVEYGMKDPEVVSSILPPDRLMASRPDILDRNGEVLATDIRTVSLFAEPNKIVDADEAIEKLATVLPDLDVKGTYKKLSVKSSHFAWLRRQLTPKQQSQILALGIPGIGFRPEKRRFYPGGPTASHILGYVNIDNRGVAGMEKYIDDQGLADLASVGMTSDQPLEPVKLSIDLRVQNIVRDVVINAVTNYEAKGAGAVVLNIHTGEVLGMASAPDFDPNNPEEGAKEGWLNRMSNGTFEMGSTFKTFSTAMALDSGKVSINDSFDASRPIRIGGFTINDFHGQRRWLTVPEIFEYSSNIGTAKMIDIVGMDLQKDYLTRFGLLTKMRTELPEVKMPSQPKVWKKINSITISFGHGVSTTPLQTAVAGAALVNGGKLIEPTFLPRTRDQADETAEVVVKKSTSDEIRYLFKLNGLKGSGRNADVPGFNVGGKTGTADKVVNGRYANDLNFNAFIAAFPIDNPQYVVLTFCDEPHNGEKGQNIAAYTAAPMVKNIIRRAAPILGIEPQFGQDGSALLVSY from the coding sequence ATGTCGTTTCTCTCTCGCATCATGGTCCTGAAAAGTCAGGCGCATTTCTCCTCTGGCGTCTATAACCGCTTCGGTGGCCCGTCAGGCAGCTTGCCGCTGGAGGGGTCGCGCAAGAAGAAGTCCGGTCAAGCCAAAAGCCGCGTCGGGCTTCTGATCCTCGGGTTCACCGCGCTTTACGGCGTCATCGGCGGCCGCCTGGTCGAGTATGGCATGAAGGATCCGGAAGTCGTTTCCAGCATCCTGCCGCCCGATCGCCTGATGGCGTCGCGGCCCGACATCCTCGATCGCAATGGTGAAGTGCTGGCGACCGACATCCGCACGGTTTCCCTTTTTGCCGAACCGAACAAGATCGTCGACGCTGATGAGGCGATCGAGAAGCTTGCCACAGTCCTGCCCGATCTCGACGTGAAGGGGACTTACAAGAAGCTCTCGGTCAAGAGTTCGCACTTTGCGTGGCTTCGCCGCCAGCTGACCCCGAAGCAGCAGAGCCAGATTCTGGCGCTCGGCATTCCCGGTATCGGTTTCCGTCCGGAAAAGCGCCGCTTCTACCCGGGTGGTCCGACGGCCTCGCATATCCTCGGTTACGTCAACATCGACAACCGCGGCGTCGCGGGCATGGAAAAATACATCGACGACCAGGGCCTTGCCGACCTGGCATCGGTAGGAATGACCAGCGATCAGCCGCTCGAGCCGGTCAAGCTCTCGATCGATCTGCGCGTCCAGAACATCGTGCGGGACGTCGTGATTAACGCGGTCACCAACTACGAAGCCAAGGGCGCGGGCGCGGTCGTCCTCAATATTCACACCGGCGAAGTGCTCGGCATGGCCTCTGCGCCGGACTTCGACCCGAACAATCCGGAAGAAGGCGCCAAGGAAGGCTGGCTGAACCGCATGTCGAACGGCACGTTCGAAATGGGCTCGACCTTCAAGACCTTCAGTACGGCCATGGCGCTCGACAGCGGCAAGGTCAGCATTAACGACAGCTTCGATGCAAGCCGCCCGATCCGCATCGGCGGCTTTACGATCAACGATTTCCATGGTCAGCGCCGCTGGCTGACAGTGCCTGAAATCTTTGAGTATTCGTCGAACATCGGTACGGCGAAGATGATCGACATCGTCGGCATGGACCTGCAGAAGGACTATCTGACGCGCTTTGGGCTGCTGACGAAAATGCGGACGGAACTGCCGGAAGTGAAGATGCCAAGCCAGCCGAAAGTCTGGAAGAAGATCAACTCGATCACAATCTCTTTCGGCCATGGCGTCTCGACGACACCGCTGCAGACGGCCGTTGCCGGCGCAGCCCTCGTCAACGGCGGAAAGCTCATCGAGCCGACCTTTTTGCCGCGCACCCGTGACCAGGCCGACGAGACGGCCGAGGTCGTCGTCAAGAAGAGCACCAGCGACGAAATCCGCTACCTGTTCAAGCTGAACGGCCTCAAAGGTTCGGGACGCAACGCCGACGTGCCTGGCTTCAATGTTGGCGGCAAGACGGGCACGGCCGACAAGGTCGTCAACGGCCGTTACGCGAATGATCTGAATTTCAACGCTTTCATCGCCGCGTTCCCGATCGACAATCCCCAATACGTCGTGCTGACCTTCTGCGACGAGCCACATAACGGCGAAAAGGGACAGAACATCGCTGCTTACACGGCTGCGCCAATGGTCAAGAACATCATCCGGCGTGCCGCGCCCATCCTCGGCATAGAACCGCAGTTTGGCCAAGACGGATCGGCCTTGCTGGTGTCTTATTGA
- a CDS encoding NAD(P)/FAD-dependent oxidoreductase, translating into MAADFKYIVVGRGMMGAAAAKHLAKRTDGVAVIGPDEPENRKAHRGVFASHYDEGRITRTVDPDRDWALLANRSISRYADIEADSGVTFYTEAGCAFVAPAQSAYIVNTTRAAASLGVETTLLDEAGLKAAFPFFDLPDGCEGVFQVKGAGHISARKLVKAQSIIAQKAGATVVRDYVTAICEAGGVATVETSRGTVYSAEKVLIAAGGFSIGENLLPQSVDMSVHGRTVTLFEVSEAQAAEFAAMPSLIVEAPQTDIYLLPPIRYPDGKIYLKIGGDPDDHLLETERDLRAWFRTDGRPAARDHLTAIVRRLVPDLRPLSVSTAACAVSHTKSRYPMIGYTSSPRLAVLTGCAGTSAKSSDEIGRLGAELLLKGKIGDQGYATDFQPFFR; encoded by the coding sequence ATGGCGGCTGATTTCAAGTATATCGTCGTCGGCCGCGGCATGATGGGCGCGGCGGCGGCGAAGCATTTGGCCAAACGCACGGACGGCGTTGCCGTGATCGGTCCAGACGAGCCGGAAAACCGCAAGGCGCACCGGGGTGTTTTCGCCAGCCATTACGACGAGGGCCGCATCACCCGGACCGTCGATCCGGATCGCGACTGGGCGCTTCTCGCCAATCGGTCCATCTCCCGATATGCTGACATCGAAGCAGACAGCGGCGTCACATTCTACACCGAAGCGGGTTGCGCCTTCGTGGCGCCGGCCCAGAGCGCGTATATCGTCAACACGACAAGAGCAGCTGCATCGCTCGGTGTCGAAACGACGCTGCTCGACGAGGCGGGCCTCAAAGCAGCGTTTCCTTTCTTTGACTTGCCGGACGGCTGCGAGGGCGTATTTCAGGTAAAGGGCGCCGGCCATATCAGTGCGCGCAAACTGGTGAAGGCGCAGTCGATCATTGCGCAAAAGGCGGGAGCAACAGTCGTTCGCGACTATGTGACGGCAATCTGCGAGGCAGGCGGGGTTGCTACAGTCGAAACCTCGCGCGGCACGGTCTATTCGGCGGAAAAGGTACTGATTGCGGCTGGCGGTTTTTCCATTGGCGAGAATCTGTTGCCGCAATCGGTTGACATGTCGGTTCATGGAAGGACGGTGACCCTGTTCGAGGTGAGCGAGGCGCAGGCCGCAGAGTTTGCTGCCATGCCGTCGCTGATCGTCGAGGCGCCGCAGACCGATATCTATCTGCTGCCTCCGATCCGGTATCCTGACGGGAAGATATATCTGAAGATCGGCGGCGATCCCGATGACCATCTACTTGAGACCGAAAGGGATTTGCGTGCCTGGTTCCGGACTGACGGCCGGCCGGCGGCGCGCGATCATCTCACGGCGATTGTCCGCCGTCTCGTTCCGGATCTGCGGCCGCTTTCCGTTTCGACGGCCGCCTGTGCCGTCTCGCACACCAAGAGCCGTTATCCGATGATCGGTTATACTTCGTCTCCACGGCTTGCCGTTCTGACCGGCTGTGCCGGCACTTCGGCGAAGAGTTCCGACGAGATCGGCCGACTTGGGGCCGAGCTGTTGTTGAAGGGCAAAATCGGGGATCAGGGCTACGCTACGGATTTCCAGCCTTTCTTTCGGTAA